AGTATGAGCTTTTCGCACGTGATCGGCGGCCAGTTCGACCGGTAGATGCCAGCCGCAGTCATCGCAGGCCGGCAGTTTTTCGTAACAGTTCTTGCAATAGAGCGGGCCGCCATGCAGAAATTGTTCCAAGCGTTTGCGATCCGTTTTGGCAATCCCTTCCGATTTCATGGGGAAAGGTTCGTCGCCACCGCACTTCTCGCAGGGGTGGGTGTTATTGTCGGTTATGACCTGCTTGTAGTGGTTGTGGATTCCGCACGGCACCACCCCAGTGCCGGAACAAAGCGGGCATTCCATTCCGAATTGCGCGACAATCGCTTTTCGAATGAAGTCGCTTTTGTTGGGCAACTTATTCAAAAAATCCGCGAGATCCTCTTCGACCTTAAAAGCGACGATCTGAGTCTTATTAGTTTTTCTCGCCATCCGCTTGTTCCCTCTTCCTTACTCCCATTCTACTAATCGAAGCCAATAATCAACGTTTCGAGGACTATTCGAGATGCTCAGAAGTTCGAAAAAATGTCCAACTGCCCAGCCAATTCGAACGCGGATTCCTGCCAGTAGATTGCGGACTTTATAACCATCTGTCTTTTCGGGTAAAATACTCTCAAAAACAAAAATTGAGATCGCGCCGAAACTGCCGAATTTGCACTGGAAATAGTGAAGCGATTACCCCTGCTTCTAGACAATTTCTCTGCCAGAATAGACTTCGCCCGATGGGCCTATCTATAATTCCGGTGGTAATATTGACCCACACAATAGTGAACAGACGGTATGTTTCTCAAGACGGCTCAAATTGTCGATTGTACCGAGGCAGAAGGACCTGGTAGGCGTTTCGCGATCTGGACCCAAGGCTGCCCACTTCATTGTCCCGGATGCTGCAATCCGGAATTTATACCTGAAACTGGCGGCACCCTGCTTTCAATTGAAGAAATTGTGAAGCAGGTGGAACTGGCCCACCAGAAACATCGAATCGAAGGGGTCACATTCCTCGGGGGGGAACCTCTGGCCCAACTGGAATCGGTGGCCGCGTTAGCTTCGGAAATTAAGATTCGCAATCTCAGCGTTGTAGTTTTCAGCGGCTATACGATCGAAGAGATCCAATCCAGATTGAATCCCGCCGCGCAGCAGCTATTATCGGTTACAGATATTTTGATCGATGGTCGTTATCTGAAAGATCAGCCGGATACCAAACGCCGCTGGATTGGCTCTACGAATCAGAGAATCCATTTTTTAACCGATCGCTACAAGCCGAATGATTCCTATTGGCAGAAATCGAATACACTGGAGATTCGGGTATCTGGCAATGAACTCTCGGTGAATGGTTTCCCCTCAATCGGCGGAAAAGCCTTATGGAGAAGACCCAAGCCCCTGTCGGAATGAATCTGGCCTCTCCGGTCCAAATTGATGCATTTGAAGCAAGACTAATTACGCTGGCTCGACTGCCGTTCCCGGTAGCCGCCAGCCAGCAATTTCGCAAGTATTTGCAAACCCCTTCCTTCTTACATCGGCGATTCACCTCCGACACCAGCAAATTGTTGAAGGACTCCTTGCGTAAAGGTTGCGCTTCGTCGCTGGCACGACTGGGCGGCTGGAAAAATGAAAAGGCTTGGAACGAATCGCTCCCGCCCGGACCCGTCTGGAAGCGCAATGAGAGGCAGAGTTTAAGTCTGCACTTCTCAAGTCGATTACCGGAAATCCTGGTTCAATTCACAGCCTTGGGAATTGGCCAGTTCGAATCGCAGAAGGCCATCACGTCGAAGGAGTTGTCTCCCGGGGACCTGCTCTATTTTTTCCTGTTCTATCGCCAGGCGCGGCCGGAAAAGGAAGTCATGGCCGTTCTGCTAAGATTACCGTTATTTCAGCAGAATCCGCTCGTTCAGCTTGCCTACCCGACCGACTTTCAGGAGTATCCAGAAGATGTTATCAGTGACTGGGAGCCGTGGATGCGCGGCCAATACGCCATGATCCTGGATGCGTTGCAAGGCTATTTGAGTGAGGAGTGGCTGAAAGCGGAAAAGGCCAAGAGTAGTATCCACTCCTGGGAGAATATGAAAAGGCTGGGTTCGGTGTATGAAAAGTTATTCGATGGATATTTAAAAGCGGTCGAGAGCTCCGGCCGATGGGATCTGGCCCGATTTCTGTTAAGGATGCTGAATTCCCTCTTCCAGTACCAATCTCTCTCACTCGAATTCTGGATAGAACAGTTGAAGGATCAAGATATTCCGACAAAACTGTCGGATCGCTTGCTGGTCCATCGTCAGGCGATAGTAGTCCCGAGAGTTCTAGAGCGAATGCGGCAGTGGACCGAAAGGGCTAGAGCTGTGGCGTTTTTCGAAGAAGATTATTCGAAAGCGCAGTGGTGGCTGCGAGAATGGGAAGAACATAATGGACCGCGACTGGTAGAATATGTTCGAAGGTTGACCCAGGAGGCGGAACCGCTCCGCCTCGGGAGTGGTGCAACCCGGGAGAAGCCAGCATGAGCAGAGCCTACCGGATCAGTTTGCGAGAGAGCAGTAAACGCGACATTAGCGCATCGGATGAAATTTGCGCGGAACTCGAACTTCTGGAAATTCTCCCCGCCGAGCAGATGCGAGCGCTTTTGCAGGAAGAACTCCTCCAACGTGGTTTCACCCAGCAAGGAGAAATCCTCGTTCGGCAGAAACAGGGGTTAAATATTGAAGTGAATCCCAAGACCGGCGAGGTGAAAGTCGGCGCGGTGCACTCCTCCGAGGTCGAAGTGGAATCGGAACGGGACTGTCTGGGATTCGATGACCTGGGGCCTTCGCAAGAAGAGTTGAAAGCCAGACTTAAAAAAGAGATTGCGGCCGATCTGGAAAATAAGCTCGGCGAAGAGCAGAAGCGACTGCAGGAATTGACCAGCGAAAAGCTGGAAAAATCGGTTCAGAAAACCTCGGAGGAACTCGACCGGATCGTCAACGCCGTCACTCGGGCGGCCCTCAAGAAAAAAGCGGCCAGTATGGGCCAGATTCAAGAGATTAGCGAAGATCCCGAAACGGGTTCACTCACCATCAAGCTCGAAGTCTAACACATGTCTTTGATTTCCGAAAAAGAACTCGCCGTCGAGCTGAAAACGGAGCAATCCGTGGAAGCGGCTTACAGCCGCGAACTGGTTCAGGTGACTGCCGATCTGCGGCGTGGCCTGCCGACTCTAATCGAGTGCGACAAAGAGCTGGCCCCTTTTGTTTTCCTGCAAATCCGAAACCGGCTCAAGGAGTTTTCCCTGAAATGCCAGTATCTGGATGGCCGGCAGCCCGCGACTTCCGAAGGCGGTATGACCGTCGGCTTATTGGCCAGCATACTCAACCAACTTCGCGAGGCGGTTCGCGGCGCCACCGAGCAGAAGGTCCTTATCCTTCCTCATCTGGATCTGCTGACCACCTCTCAGGGGGGCCTGACCTCCGAAGCTCGCGAAGCCGTGGTGCTGCTCTACGAAAATCCGAACATTGTCTGTCTGGGATTTAAAGACCCTTCCTTCCCATTACCGCGCGTGATTGAGAATCTTTTCCCCAGACGCGTGAATCTGCTGGGAATTCCTCGCGATCGCCTGCGCTACCTGATCACGCAAAAGGAGAGCCGCAAGTTCGGCCGGGAGTTAAATCCTTGGGCGCTTTACAAATATGTTTCCGGTATGAACGCCGTGAGATTGCGACGCGTACTGAGTACCCTGGAAGGCGAAGATTATCCCACCGATCCGCGCAAAGCCTACAGTGAAATCCGCTCTGCTACGCTCGCTGGTTCACTGGAGATGCCGGAAGTCGATTTGAATCGCGATATCGGCGGCTATGCCAAGGTGAAAACCCGTTTACAACGAGAAATTCTGGATCTTTTGCTTCGCCGGGAACGCGCCGAGAGTGAGGAGGCTGCCAGCCGTTTGGAGGAACTAATTCCGCGCGGTCTGATTTTCTGGGGACCGCCCGGCACCGGCAAAACCTTTTTTGCAAAAGCGATGGCAACCGCCATCGGCGCGGCCATCACCATCGTCTCCGGTCCGGAACTCAAGAGCAAATGGGTCGGGGAATCGGAGGAGAATCTCAGGTTGATTTTCCACAAAGCCCGCCAGGCTGCTCCATCCATTATCGTCTTCGACGAGCTGGATTCCTTCGCTTCCTCGCGAGGTACCTACTCCGGCAGCGGCGTGGAACACTCGATGGTCAATCAGCTTTTGACGGAAATGGATGGATTCCACAAGGACGAACTGGTCTTCATCGTCGGGACCACGAACTTTGTGGAAGCGCTCGACCCGGCCCTGCTGCGCCCCGGCCGCTTTGAGTTCCATCTTCATATCCCCTACCCCGATGCTGAGGATCGCCGGGCAATTCTGAAGATTTACGATCAGAAAATGAACCTGCAGTTTACCGAGGCGGCTTTGGAAATGGCCGTTAAGCGAACGGGCGATTTCGTTGAAGGCACGGCGGATGATACTCGGTTCAGCGGCGACCACATCAACGCCTTGTGTCGATCCATTGCACGAATTAGGCTGCGGGAAAATAAAACTGGCCCGACCGCTGCCAGCGAGATCGAACAGGCGCTGATGGAATATGTGGATACTCCCAAGCTATCGGCTCAGGAAGAACTCGTGGTGGCCACCCACGAATCGGGCCATGCGGTATGTGCCCTATTCTGCCCGAACTCCCCGCCCATCGAGCGAATCACGATTCAAAGCGACTCCGCTCGAGCTCTGGGCTACGTTCGCTATCAGGATCGCAATAATCGCTTTGTCGTCACTCGCAATGAATTACTCGATGACATCTGCGTTCTGCTCGGTGGTCGCGAAGCCGAATCGTTACTGCTGGAGGACCTTTCGATTGGTTCGAGCGATGACTTGAAGCGAGCCACCAGTTTGGCGCGTTATCTCGTCGAAGAAATCGGCATGGGAGGCGACGAAGTCGGCGTGGTGCGCTACATGGAAGACTTCCGGCAAGGTGCCACTCGCTGGTCGTCGCTTTCTGAGGAGCAAAAACAGATCCTGGATCGCCGGGTGAAAGAGATACTCAAGGAATCGCTACAGCGGGCGGCGGCGATTCTCCGCGAAAATCGCGCTCTGCTGTTATCCTTGCGCGACCTGCTTTTGGATAAAAAAGTCATCGATTCGAAAACTCTGCAGGAACTAAAAAAATAATGGCGGAATTGACCATAGAACTGCGACGCGATCCGTCTTCTGGAAAGCACGACATCCTGATCCATCTGAAATCGGATGAGGATGCGCTGCCCCACGAGCACGAGCAGATGCATCGCGAGATGGTCGAAAAAATAATCGGTAAAGGAAAAGTGGGTAAAGTGATCGTTCAGCGCGAGACCGAAAAAATTTCCGGAGACAATCCGAGTCACTCCCAACCTTCCTCTTCGGAACCGCAGGGGCAGACGGGATGATTCTCGTTTTTCGCACAGAAGCGATTCTCCGCCAGGCGCTGAAATTGAATCTGCTTCCCGAAGCGATGCTTCAGGGGCCACTGAAATACCAACGATCTCCCGAGGGAGTGCTCCGGCTGGAGACACTCAAGAAGCATTTCAAAAAGAAATCACTCGATCAACTCTACCCGCTCGGCGTTTCAGTCGAAGACGATTTTCCGGCGGAGGAAATACTCACCACATCGCAGATTTGGCTACTGCTGAATCTGGAAGCGGCTCCTCAGGAGATAGCGCAAGTTGCCGACGGAGCGATTCTGTTTGAATTGGATGTTTTGCACGAAGCCCAGATCGTTCCCGAACTTCTCCGACTCGGTAACGACCGCATCGGCTACTTTCCCTCCCGCTTCGAGGGGGAAATCGTGTTCTTTCGAGTGCAATCGCCGCCATTTTATACGCTCTTGCGAACGGTGGAGTCTCAACCGGGAATCTGTCGATCCTATTATGAAGCTGCTCCGAACTGCTGGGTGCGAGTCGGCTATCGCTTCGAGTTCGCCAAACGGATTCGGATTACCGCGGAGGAATTGCTTCTGGTGAACCCGGGCCGGGATTATCGCCGGATTCCCAAGGAACCTTTGATTGATGTTTACGAACGTCTGGAGTTCGAAATCTCCGGGGTGCCGCAGCCGATCCAGATCGAGAAAGTCGCCGAGAAAATCCGCATCCCGCTCCGACTGACCGATGCGGACGCGGAAAGCGACACCTCCTTGTGGGTATTCCGCGGAAAGGAAATTTCCGCTTTCGAGCAGTGGGTTCAGGGGGAGAACGAAGCGACGCTAGCCCGCTTTCTTTTCGGATTGGGGAAAGCGGAAAGTGATCCCGTCATCATCGTTCAAGCCCGGCCGACGAAGGATTTCGTTCCGTTGCTTCCGGAGTTTCCCTGCGAGCGTTATCGCACTTATTGGAAGCTTCCCAACCTTTTTTTGCCCGTCGGAAAGCGCTTGCAGCCGATTCTGCGAAGAGATCGCATTCGGGAATTACTCCTGGGAAATTCCCAGGAATTGGTCTGGTTAAAAGCGCTGCCCGATAACAATTTTCAGCTCGAATCAATTCACGAATCGTCCTTTTACCCGCTTAACGATTGGGTGGAATATGTGCTCTATCGGGAACGGCAGTCGCTCACCGAGTGGATGAACAGTTTCACGTTCGATTTCGAGGATTACCGGCTGATTGAGGAGAATTCCAGCAGACCCAAGCCACCCGATCGTGCTCCGGAAGTCAAAACAGAACAGAAAAAAGCAAGCCCGATTGTTCCGAAAGTAGAGATCGTCCAGAAATTTCTCGCAGAGGAAATCGCACCGGTTGTACCGCAGGAGGAGCCGGAGAAAAACGCCTTAAAACTGGAGCTGCAACGTTTAGAGAAAGCCTTCCTGACGTTGGAAAGTCCGATCGAATCTGAAGATCGGCAGAGGCTCTGGCCGCAAATCGCGGAATTGTGTGCGGCTCTGAATGAAGTGCAGGACGCCGGCTTATGCTGGGTCAATGCCGCCTGGCAGCTTCCAGAAATACCTGCCGAGTGGCTGGGAATGTGGAAGAATGCGGAACACCGCGTCTCTTGGGACCCGGAAGATCGGTGGAAGAATCCACTCCCGGAAAATCCGAGTGCGAGCGAGTTGCGTATGCTGGCCGTGGAGGTGCTGGCTGCACTCAGTTCGCCTGTCGTTTCGACCTCGATTTCAGCTCGATTAACGGAGTTGATGAGCTACTTCGAAAAATACGATTCTCTCCTGTCTGTACGAACCGCTTGGCTTCTTTGGCAAAAAATGCTCACCGTCGCCGGCAAGGATATTCTGCGGCTGGCCAAAGTGCGGGATCGCCTCCTGGAGCGGTTGCGAATTTCCGGGCTCAATCTCGAAAAAGACCTGCCGATGTTTCTCCGCTACGGGGAGGACAAGGAAGGTGAACGCCTGCGTGGAGTCCGTTCGAATCTCGAAACGCTTCGGGACAACGTTCGAAACTGGCACAAGGATACGTTGGCTGTCAACGAGCCATACATTGATCTCGTCTTTGCCTTTGGCATGGCCAGATTGGGCCAGGAAACTACCGCGCAGGAGTACGTGCAGAAGGCCAGCCAGAAATTAGCCCATCGGGAGATCGTAAGTAAACCGAAGAGCAAAAAGGATCTGGTCGGTCCCTTTTTGCTGAAAGCCTTCTCGTACCGAATCGAACAAGCGATTGAACGGAAGCCGACCAATAATCTTTTCCCGGAAGAATTTGTCCTGGAACTGCTCGCGATTCAGGCTCAGTCCTCAACCGGGAATTCGCTGAGTAGTACCGAGTTCTATTCAATCGAACGATTTTTCGAACTCTCCTGGATACTATCTCCCAACGGCGCTCCCGATCCTTATCGCAAGAGCAAAGAGCAGAAGCCACTCCTGTTGGAACTCGACAAGCTATTGGAATTGCGAAATCCGGAACGGATGGTCGAACGATTCAAGACGCTTCAGACTGAAGCCAGTCGACAGAAAGACAAGATCTATCGAGAATTGTTGTTATTCGCAAAATCGCTGCCGCTGGCCGCCGGCATGGGCGAAGAGTTCGCCGTGCGAATCCTCAATCAGGTCCCCAAACTTTGGGACGAGTTGAGAGCAGTGCCGGAAACCCTCGCCAGTGAGTACAAAATCTACGCCGGGGAAAATGAGATCGCCTTGTTGCAGCAGGCCTTACTTCTGGCCGCCCATTTCAACCAGGTGGCACTGGCTAAAGAATTATTTTTGCGGCTATCGAATCACCTCAAAAAGTTAAACCCGGCCAATCTCTACACTTCGGCTCAGAAAATTGCTCGGAGTGTGGTGCGCGGTTTGCGAAAGTTGGGATTGCGCGAGGAACTGAAGAAATTCATCGAACAGGTTTACGCTCAGCTGGTTCCCAAAGGAGACCTCGCCCAGGCCCGGGTGTCCAGTGGAAAGGACTGGCCCGATGCCTTAACGGCTCTGCTGGCCATCGCGGAGGCTTGGGAAGCCATGAATCTTCGCGAACAGGCTCTGCCGATCTTTCAGGAAGCGAGAAACTATTTATTCGACGAGAAGTCCGCGGCTCAGGCATTGAAATATACACTGGTGGCGCGAAGCTATGTTGCGGCTTTAAGTCAATTGCCCGCTGCGAAAATGTTCGAACGGATCGCAGAACTCTTCAGCCGGCTCGCTCCACTCCCGAATACGCAGACGCCGTCTCCTTTTTACTCCCGCCTGCACTTGTTGATTCTGGAGGAGACGATTCGAACATTGATCGGTGAGAATCAGGCGATCAGCCCCGAAGTAAGACGCTGGCTGGAAGACGATGAATTCCTGGTTCGCCAGAGAATTCATCGAGATATGCAAAAAGCCCTTCAATAGCATCAGGGGCCGGCGGGCGGATTTTCGACCGGGGGAGCTACCGGCGCAATAGGTTGTGGTGCAACTGGTACCCCGTTCATAACCCCCGCCGCCGCGGCGATGCCGGGTTGACCGTCGTTGCGATTTTCCGGAATCATGGGGATTTGCGGAACCAACGTGTCGCCGTCGCGCAGTTTATCAGCCCGCTCCTCGGAAGTGATGTAGATCACGCCGCCGATGCGAACCGGTTTCAAGCCGGCCATTTCCGTGGCTAGTCGCAGGATGGTTTCCAGGGTGGCTTCTTCGAGTTCGAGCGTAATGGGAGTTTCGCTCGCTTTCGATTTCCTAGCCTTCAAATCGAGTACCATGTTCACGGAATATTTGGAACTGAGGGTTTTGATCAGATCGGATAAAGGAGTCTCTTTGCAGGAAATTGGAATGTATTGTCGCATCTGGCGAGCGGCCAAGCCCTCTTCCGAACTGACCCAGATGGTATCGCCCACCACCCCGAAGCTCAATTGATAAGCCAGCGTCAATTTTCGCAAGGCCTTACGCAAGGGCATGCCATCGGTTTCCAGGGATACAGTCAAACCTTCCATATCGCCGGGCTGTTGGGAAAGAAACGCCGTATCGAATTTGATTTTCGCGCCTGTCTGCTGCGAGAGATCGCTCAGAACCGCTTTCAATTCCATCTCGAGAAAAGAGCATTTCACATTCTCCGAAAGTAACTTTTGCAGTTCTTCCGGAGTCTTTTCCTTCACTTTTGGGGCGGCAATCTTTGACTTGGCGGAATTTTTCTCCGGCGGCGGATAGCTGCCCTGAACGGGAGTCAGCGACACCATCCCCAGTATGGCCAGAACCAGAACTAGAGGGCGAAGAATCGGAATTCGCATACAGGCTCCGCTTTCATTAAAAACATTAAGGCTTTTTGAAATGATCGACGGCCGGTTTCAAAATGGTCAGAATATAAAGCGCGGCCCCCACATGGGTGGTATCCACCCAGTGAATTTCCTGCTTGCCCGTTGCTTCCCATAATTTTTGGGCCATTTCCGGGGGC
The genomic region above belongs to Telmatocola sphagniphila and contains:
- a CDS encoding 4Fe-4S single cluster domain-containing protein, which produces MFLKTAQIVDCTEAEGPGRRFAIWTQGCPLHCPGCCNPEFIPETGGTLLSIEEIVKQVELAHQKHRIEGVTFLGGEPLAQLESVAALASEIKIRNLSVVVFSGYTIEEIQSRLNPAAQQLLSVTDILIDGRYLKDQPDTKRRWIGSTNQRIHFLTDRYKPNDSYWQKSNTLEIRVSGNELSVNGFPSIGGKALWRRPKPLSE
- a CDS encoding AAA family ATPase, which codes for MSLISEKELAVELKTEQSVEAAYSRELVQVTADLRRGLPTLIECDKELAPFVFLQIRNRLKEFSLKCQYLDGRQPATSEGGMTVGLLASILNQLREAVRGATEQKVLILPHLDLLTTSQGGLTSEAREAVVLLYENPNIVCLGFKDPSFPLPRVIENLFPRRVNLLGIPRDRLRYLITQKESRKFGRELNPWALYKYVSGMNAVRLRRVLSTLEGEDYPTDPRKAYSEIRSATLAGSLEMPEVDLNRDIGGYAKVKTRLQREILDLLLRRERAESEEAASRLEELIPRGLIFWGPPGTGKTFFAKAMATAIGAAITIVSGPELKSKWVGESEENLRLIFHKARQAAPSIIVFDELDSFASSRGTYSGSGVEHSMVNQLLTEMDGFHKDELVFIVGTTNFVEALDPALLRPGRFEFHLHIPYPDAEDRRAILKIYDQKMNLQFTEAALEMAVKRTGDFVEGTADDTRFSGDHINALCRSIARIRLRENKTGPTAASEIEQALMEYVDTPKLSAQEELVVATHESGHAVCALFCPNSPPIERITIQSDSARALGYVRYQDRNNRFVVTRNELLDDICVLLGGREAESLLLEDLSIGSSDDLKRATSLARYLVEEIGMGGDEVGVVRYMEDFRQGATRWSSLSEEQKQILDRRVKEILKESLQRAAAILRENRALLLSLRDLLLDKKVIDSKTLQELKK